A section of the Enterococcus montenegrensis genome encodes:
- a CDS encoding ligand-gated ion channel, protein MLKKWLTHYRKFNQQQKKLLWFWLLGLSIVFIGYIGYTTFYLYSDKQSENKYWSQYLHEKEQLTTSQQKQAKDAISVSTGVYVENINEISIRNSNFNVTFQVWFKWDDHHDLNMLEHYEIYNGQIKSQEILKESRVGKTNYQLARVNAVVTKTFWTTRFPLGSYQIRFYLEPKSPIENIVLQADRKNSSINENINISGFSVKRFDTNLFVQEYQNNKADPEANGNYTVTEFLTAIELNRENIGLYIKCFIALVGTLGWVLIVLFICTYHNVDPLGMIPSALFGTVSNILVGANLVPDALHTGLLEFVNIFGIIVILFSSFAVITINRQRSYYHDDDFAAFFGRHIFWMVAIFTVAGNILLPMAAYNF, encoded by the coding sequence ATGTTGAAAAAGTGGTTGACACATTATCGAAAATTTAATCAACAACAAAAGAAGTTATTATGGTTTTGGTTATTGGGGCTATCAATAGTTTTTATTGGCTATATTGGCTATACGACGTTTTATTTATATAGCGATAAACAGTCAGAAAACAAATACTGGAGCCAGTATTTACATGAAAAAGAACAATTAACAACATCGCAGCAAAAACAAGCAAAAGATGCGATTTCAGTCAGTACGGGTGTCTATGTTGAGAACATTAATGAAATTAGTATTCGTAACTCCAATTTCAATGTCACATTTCAAGTCTGGTTTAAATGGGATGATCACCATGATTTGAATATGTTGGAACATTACGAAATATATAATGGCCAAATTAAGTCACAAGAAATTTTAAAAGAAAGTCGCGTTGGAAAAACGAATTATCAATTGGCACGTGTAAATGCTGTCGTCACGAAAACTTTTTGGACGACGCGATTTCCCTTAGGCTCTTATCAAATTCGCTTTTATTTAGAACCTAAAAGTCCAATTGAAAATATCGTATTACAGGCGGATCGTAAAAATTCATCGATTAATGAGAATATTAATATTTCTGGGTTTTCGGTCAAACGTTTTGACACCAATCTTTTTGTGCAAGAGTATCAAAATAATAAAGCTGACCCAGAGGCAAATGGAAATTACACAGTCACTGAATTTTTAACGGCAATTGAATTAAACCGTGAAAATATTGGGTTATATATCAAATGTTTTATTGCTCTGGTGGGGACTTTAGGTTGGGTCTTAATTGTTTTATTCATTTGTACGTACCATAATGTAGATCCATTGGGGATGATTCCAAGTGCATTATTTGGTACTGTAAGTAATATTTTAGTTGGGGCAAACTTGGTTCCCGATGCACTACACACGGGCTTATTGGAGTTTGTTAATATTTTTGGCATCATTGTTATTTTGTTTTCATCCTTTGCTGTCATCACCATTAATCGACAGCGTTCTTACTATCACGATGATGATTTTGCTGCTTTTTTTGGCCGCCATATTTTTTGGATGGTCGCCATATTTACGGTGGCGGGAAATATCTTGTTACCAATGGCAGCTTATAATTTTTAA
- a CDS encoding DUF2316 family protein has translation MSLTTQQTIDTIAQLQENMCRASLSPTLIAEDFNVSPAKIERILHLEQSALEDPWILKVYLEEKLTQQGIVGVPFTALVGDYHQYWFLNSRKIDKMKLSRGDY, from the coding sequence ATGTCATTAACTACCCAACAAACAATTGATACGATTGCACAACTACAAGAAAATATGTGTCGTGCTTCTTTAAGTCCTACCTTAATTGCTGAAGATTTTAACGTCTCTCCTGCAAAAATTGAACGGATATTGCACTTAGAGCAATCGGCACTTGAAGATCCTTGGATTCTAAAAGTTTATTTAGAAGAAAAATTAACACAACAAGGTATTGTCGGTGTTCCCTTTACCGCCCTTGTTGGAGATTATCATCAGTACTGGTTTTTAAATAGTCGCAAAATAGACAAAATGAAACTTAGTCGGGGCGACTATTAA
- a CDS encoding MarR family winged helix-turn-helix transcriptional regulator, giving the protein MLKSDSISEKIYQISNLQQNFVAQSLKYLELNPIQARSLNYIAQHPGTIQKNLAGYLEKPNATVTNILKSLEKADFIKRKIPVENERQKQLFLTAAGERVIGEVEQIFAQLNALVELELTAKEIDSLNQVLPKVASVFSKEKS; this is encoded by the coding sequence ATGTTAAAATCAGATTCCATTTCAGAAAAAATCTATCAAATTAGCAACTTACAACAAAACTTTGTCGCACAGTCATTAAAATACCTTGAGCTTAATCCAATCCAAGCACGAAGTTTAAATTATATTGCGCAGCATCCCGGTACGATTCAAAAAAATTTGGCTGGATATTTGGAAAAACCCAATGCTACAGTAACGAATATTTTGAAAAGTTTAGAAAAAGCTGATTTTATCAAACGAAAAATTCCAGTTGAAAATGAACGCCAAAAGCAATTATTCTTAACTGCTGCTGGTGAAAGAGTAATTGGCGAAGTAGAGCAGATCTTTGCCCAGTTAAATGCTTTGGTAGAATTAGAATTGACAGCCAAAGAAATTGATTCACTAAATCAAGTGTTACCCAAAGTTGCGAGCGTATTCAGTAAGGAAAAATCTTAA
- a CDS encoding ABC transporter ATP-binding protein, with product MAMSVLMAIGPMLIYLVGGFLLTKGQLTIGGIITFASLLGRLYNPVTQLSNIQVDLMRSFALFERIFEYMDITPTIQNTPQAKDLTISRGEVLFTAVDFRYEENEVLNNINLQILPGETLALVGPSGAGKSTLTHLLTRLYDPTSGTVTIDNQNIKDVTFTSLRQNIGVVSQETFLFNGSIYDNLLYANENASKAEVIAATKAAYIHDFIMTLPNGYDTVVGNRGIKLSGGEKQRIAIARIILKNPQILILDEATSALDAISEYYVQKAMDNLMQNRTSIVIAHRLSTIANADQIAVMEHGQIIEQGEHNKLMSKNGLYAKLYQTQFKNTEAAA from the coding sequence ATGGCGATGTCTGTCTTAATGGCGATTGGGCCGATGTTGATTTATTTAGTTGGTGGTTTTTTACTGACCAAAGGACAATTAACTATTGGCGGCATTATCACCTTTGCTTCACTTTTAGGTAGACTTTATAATCCGGTTACCCAGCTTTCCAATATCCAAGTTGATTTAATGCGTTCTTTTGCCTTATTTGAACGAATTTTTGAGTATATGGACATTACGCCAACAATCCAAAATACCCCGCAAGCAAAAGATCTGACCATTAGTCGTGGTGAAGTATTATTTACCGCTGTCGATTTTCGTTATGAAGAAAATGAAGTTTTAAACAATATTAACTTACAAATTCTTCCTGGTGAAACTTTAGCTTTAGTTGGTCCTTCTGGTGCGGGAAAATCAACTTTAACTCACCTGCTCACACGTCTTTATGATCCGACAAGTGGGACTGTTACCATTGATAACCAAAATATTAAAGACGTAACTTTCACCAGTCTAAGACAAAATATCGGTGTAGTCAGTCAAGAGACCTTTCTTTTTAACGGCTCAATTTACGATAACTTACTTTATGCCAATGAAAATGCAAGTAAAGCAGAAGTAATTGCGGCTACTAAAGCGGCTTATATTCACGACTTCATTATGACATTGCCAAATGGTTATGATACTGTCGTTGGTAATCGCGGCATTAAGCTTTCTGGTGGGGAAAAGCAACGGATTGCGATTGCTCGTATCATCCTAAAAAATCCTCAAATTTTAATTTTGGACGAAGCAACTTCTGCTTTAGATGCTATTTCTGAATATTATGTACAAAAAGCTATGGATAACCTTATGCAAAATCGGACAAGTATTGTGATTGCCCACCGTCTTTCCACTATTGCTAATGCCGATCAGATTGCGGTTATGGAACATGGGCAAATCATTGAACAAGGTGAACACAATAAACTTATGTCAAAAAATGGCTTATATGCTAAGCTTTATCAAACACAATTTAAAAATACTGAAGCGGCTGCTTAA
- a CDS encoding ABC transporter transmembrane domain-containing protein — protein MARMRFDFDQTKKPELTLSFIRRILNYFKPHALKLILVILLIFATSTLGLVPSLLLQKIVDIALPKHNLPQLGILVGLSISATILLNLLQVAQGYLSTWIAKNITLTMKNNLYRHLSFLPQSFFTTVKEGEILTRLTSDVDGIQQVFQTTFINALSSIFILATTLFALFSMNPILAAVALVTVPLFILPTRKVGKRRWQIAAASQSALSKLNQHTQETLSTSGSTLMKLFTKEDEAFSTFDEINQEVTALQIRESLAGR, from the coding sequence ATGGCTCGAATGCGCTTTGACTTTGACCAAACAAAAAAACCTGAATTGACACTTAGTTTCATCCGTCGAATCCTCAATTATTTCAAACCACATGCCTTAAAACTTATCCTGGTAATTCTTTTAATTTTTGCTACTTCCACGCTGGGACTTGTGCCATCACTTTTATTACAAAAAATAGTCGACATAGCTTTGCCAAAACACAATTTACCGCAATTAGGCATTCTCGTGGGCCTTTCAATTTCGGCTACGATTTTATTGAACCTTTTACAAGTTGCACAAGGTTATTTAAGTACTTGGATTGCCAAAAATATTACGCTGACGATGAAAAACAATTTATACCGTCACCTTTCCTTTTTACCTCAAAGTTTTTTTACCACGGTAAAAGAAGGGGAAATCTTGACACGCCTAACCAGTGATGTCGACGGCATTCAACAAGTGTTTCAAACGACTTTTATCAATGCACTAAGCAGCATTTTCATTTTAGCAACGACTCTTTTTGCGTTATTTTCTATGAATCCAATTTTAGCAGCTGTTGCGCTTGTCACCGTTCCATTATTCATCTTGCCAACTCGTAAAGTCGGCAAAAGAAGATGGCAAATTGCTGCTGCTAGTCAAAGTGCCTTAAGCAAACTAAATCAACATACCCAAGAAACCTTAAGCACTAGTGGCAGTACGCTAATGAAGCTTTTTACAAAGGAAGATGAAGCTTTTAGTACCTTTGATGAAATCAACCAAGAAGTTACTGCTTTACAAATTAGAGAATCTTTAGCTGGGCGTTAG
- a CDS encoding MarR family winged helix-turn-helix transcriptional regulator — MKEEVLFEEFQRLNRLMRRRLKHKTKKEEFSFGQNRLLRILARHEGYSQKELAEMMHIRPASLSELLKKLSQKGYLIKKQNETDRRITNYFLTAEGKSYISSIQDEQKHLGQDLFATLSSVEKEQLHHILNKLTTRLEAE, encoded by the coding sequence ATGAAAGAAGAAGTTTTATTTGAAGAATTTCAGCGTTTGAATCGTTTGATGCGACGACGCCTAAAACATAAAACAAAGAAAGAGGAATTTTCCTTTGGTCAGAACCGATTATTACGGATTTTGGCTAGACATGAGGGGTATTCACAAAAAGAATTAGCTGAAATGATGCATATCAGACCCGCGTCATTAAGTGAACTATTGAAAAAATTGAGCCAAAAAGGATATTTAATTAAAAAGCAAAATGAAACGGATCGCCGCATAACCAATTATTTTCTAACTGCAGAGGGTAAAAGCTACATTTCATCAATTCAAGATGAACAAAAGCATTTGGGACAAGATTTATTTGCGACGTTATCTAGTGTAGAAAAAGAGCAATTGCATCACATCTTAAATAAATTGACCACGCGCTTGGAGGCAGAATAA
- a CDS encoding TMEM175 family protein: MSNLKERVLVFSDAIIAIILTIMVLEIPIKYASSGDIVWQTLLSAVGIYFISFCFVANLWFQTAYAFNRIEQVKNKSLVVYLLLLFFLSLVPAATRILIEDTTQQTVLIYGILTLIVTVLMRRLVTALTKQSITEINLQKRRVDELNRQDMLSFIARIIILIIGLFQVHVALVIYLALPILAFLQNMIDREEDRFVDTLDQTEQADYFADRNQIWGSSMKRYSKLLRDSLKDPNEKDSQQWEDIMKEWLGKVDQEIAMRQKAMKTASTHEQEHLQQEINRLQMQKSRLQERENHLEQRPFNRNHPKFQPSSKKTLSKK; this comes from the coding sequence ATGAGCAATCTAAAAGAACGGGTACTTGTTTTTAGCGATGCTATTATCGCAATTATTTTGACGATCATGGTGTTGGAAATTCCAATTAAGTATGCCAGTAGCGGTGATATTGTCTGGCAAACATTATTATCTGCTGTGGGCATTTATTTTATTAGTTTTTGTTTTGTAGCGAATTTATGGTTTCAAACGGCGTATGCTTTTAATCGAATTGAACAAGTTAAAAACAAGAGCTTGGTGGTTTATCTGCTCTTGCTATTTTTCTTGTCTTTGGTCCCAGCGGCGACGCGGATTTTAATTGAAGATACAACACAGCAGACAGTTTTGATTTACGGTATTCTAACTTTAATTGTGACAGTATTGATGCGCCGCTTGGTTACGGCTTTGACGAAGCAGTCAATAACGGAAATAAATTTACAAAAACGCCGCGTAGATGAATTAAATCGCCAAGATATGCTGAGTTTTATTGCCCGCATAATTATTTTAATAATTGGCTTATTTCAGGTCCATGTTGCCTTAGTTATCTATTTGGCATTGCCAATTTTAGCCTTTTTACAAAATATGATTGATCGCGAGGAAGATCGTTTTGTTGATACATTAGACCAAACAGAACAAGCTGATTATTTTGCTGATCGTAATCAAATTTGGGGCAGTTCAATGAAACGGTATTCGAAATTATTACGCGACTCTTTAAAAGATCCCAATGAAAAGGACAGTCAACAATGGGAAGATATTATGAAAGAGTGGCTGGGAAAAGTGGATCAAGAAATTGCGATGCGACAAAAAGCTATGAAAACCGCTTCTACTCATGAACAAGAACACTTGCAACAAGAGATTAATCGACTACAAATGCAAAAATCGCGACTGCAAGAGCGCGAAAATCACTTGGAACAACGCCCGTTCAACCGCAATCACCCGAAATTTCAGCCAAGTAGCAAAAAAACACTGTCTAAAAAATAG
- a CDS encoding helix-turn-helix domain-containing protein — protein sequence MVINELFSIVLDKISSEKRDLLHHINNQRGPHFSINQLSIELNMNYKKAAQLVLELEEDFLALGWGSLVPEKGIVIWKKDNSKETAYLRFLVQKSLGYQILKTILLTPEKTLTQFCQEHFISQSTLLRRIRPLSLYLKKYDVWLNAGQMTITSSDEENVQAVFFKLLGVGAFGADLFAADISLEEELRVLDKLAHQGATLLNEWVGLSCLLIARLRLKNHHPLPKPSCPPPLFLAKAKILEDYFANFSCDAAEIENAACSLYFKLFTNHYLSENDWRIKKVTQQFTDFLARGIPTATISQDFIVKLQKDYFYQPLTKSEATVLQCNIFLIFYLLESPALLAATRLQTMLPTVVTQKDNYQELVTFCQLFLFEYEYYLEKTLLSAQQVKDLPYFLAESVYPYVEKKHYQIELFVGIQPLPNYYMMTSLTNFLNQIKFVSYEIYQENTNYDFYIGVTKDHFTADKEVYPLALQHHAYQGELFQHLLDALQKKAQNPFSFAPTTLKKQSSLSLT from the coding sequence ATGGTCATAAATGAACTATTTTCAATAGTTTTAGATAAAATTAGTAGCGAAAAAAGAGATTTATTACACCATATAAATAATCAGCGGGGCCCTCACTTTTCCATTAATCAACTAAGTATTGAATTAAATATGAACTATAAAAAAGCAGCGCAACTAGTTTTAGAACTGGAAGAAGATTTTCTTGCTTTAGGCTGGGGATCCCTTGTTCCTGAAAAAGGGATTGTCATTTGGAAAAAAGATAATAGTAAAGAAACGGCGTATCTCCGCTTTTTAGTTCAAAAGTCGTTGGGGTATCAGATTTTAAAAACCATCTTACTAACTCCTGAAAAAACCTTGACGCAATTTTGCCAAGAACATTTTATTAGTCAGTCAACTTTATTAAGGAGAATTCGTCCACTATCTCTTTACTTAAAAAAATATGATGTTTGGCTAAACGCCGGCCAAATGACCATTACTAGTAGCGATGAAGAAAACGTCCAGGCTGTGTTTTTCAAGCTATTGGGGGTTGGCGCTTTTGGTGCAGACTTATTTGCAGCAGATATTTCCCTTGAAGAAGAATTACGTGTATTGGATAAGTTAGCACATCAGGGTGCTACCTTATTAAATGAATGGGTCGGCTTATCTTGTTTATTAATCGCGCGCCTACGCCTTAAAAATCACCACCCACTACCAAAACCTAGCTGTCCACCACCATTATTTTTAGCTAAAGCCAAGATTTTAGAGGATTATTTCGCCAATTTCAGCTGTGATGCGGCAGAAATTGAAAATGCAGCCTGCTCATTATATTTCAAACTATTCACCAACCACTATTTATCTGAAAATGATTGGCGGATAAAAAAAGTTACCCAACAATTTACTGATTTTTTGGCAAGAGGAATTCCCACGGCAACTATCAGCCAAGATTTCATCGTGAAACTACAAAAAGACTATTTTTATCAACCCTTGACTAAAAGTGAAGCAACAGTCTTACAATGCAATATCTTTCTAATTTTTTATTTATTGGAATCACCAGCATTGCTTGCGGCTACCCGCTTACAAACTATGTTACCAACTGTAGTCACACAAAAAGACAACTATCAAGAATTGGTAACCTTCTGTCAGCTCTTTTTATTTGAGTATGAATATTATTTAGAAAAAACATTACTGTCAGCCCAGCAAGTCAAAGACTTACCTTATTTTTTAGCAGAATCTGTTTACCCTTACGTGGAAAAAAAGCACTATCAAATCGAGCTTTTTGTCGGTATTCAACCTTTACCGAATTACTATATGATGACCAGTTTGACAAATTTTCTTAATCAAATCAAATTTGTCAGCTATGAAATCTATCAAGAAAATACAAACTATGATTTTTATATCGGGGTGACCAAAGATCACTTTACTGCTGATAAGGAGGTTTATCCCTTAGCTTTACAGCATCACGCATATCAAGGAGAATTATTCCAACACCTGCTTGATGCGCTACAAAAAAAAGCGCAAAATCCTTTTTCTTTTGCCCCTACTACCTTGAAGAAGCAATCTAGTTTGTCATTAACATAA